The following coding sequences are from one Amphiprion ocellaris isolate individual 3 ecotype Okinawa chromosome 19, ASM2253959v1, whole genome shotgun sequence window:
- the epn3a gene encoding epsin-3 isoform X1 — protein MQTSSLRRQMKNMVNNYTEAEIKVREATSNDHWGPPSSLMSEIADLTFNVVAFTEVMGMIWKRLNDHGKNWRHVYKALTLLDYLIKTGSERVAQECRENIYTIQTLRDFQYIDRDGRDQGVNVREKAKQLVALLRDEEKLKKERSQALKTKTRMAGVTSSLGSGSMPPPYPGRHTASSAGMYGDDFSRCRGSPASFHSSSSSPPLAPDLEQARPATSGEEELQLQLALAMSREESEKPPPTVDIDEQTQLQIAMSLSKEEAQKPVQHPPAATVDMDEETQLQLALSLSKEEHQQEQLSRQGDESLLQKALEESKREMESKGGTAFMDLVDVFAVPTDRLPSDHGWNNAPHQAAAAGAGSTDPWDSLEGSTNIPRADSPWMVPPPSNSPPPPWEPPTIPWDEPQNNVPNLNTGGKVWAFPANAAPTGVDPFSAPSERTAPKGAVSEPSPRAGSPSDGDLFDDAMDGGEVNVNGRGGGSPELFDLSRLGESLAAPSPRTCRTPESFLGPTAASLVNLDTLIPANPPAKTKNPFLSGLSAPSATNPFQSEQPKLSLNQMSSTSAAPHSTLPYSASLPLPTSHQGASLPSSLTHPTHPGLDLPGNLPEPLLPFSSGSIQGSQSAESSQNPFL, from the exons ATGCAGACCTCATCGCTCCGCCGCCAGATGAAAAACATGGTCAACAACTACACGGAGGCCGAGATCAAGGTCCGGGAGGCCACCTCCAACGACCACTGGGGACCCCCCAGCTCACTCATGTCCGAAATTGCAGACCTGACCTTCAATGTTGTGGCTTTCACCGAGGTCATGGGTATGATCTGGAAGAGGCTCAACGATCACGGAAAAAACTGGAGGCACGTTTACAAGGCGCTCACCCTGCTGGACTATTTGATCAAAACAGGATCTGAGCGAGTGGCCCAGGAGTGCCGGGAGAACATATACACCATTCAGACACTGAGAGACTTCCAGTACATAGATCGAGACGGACGTGACCAGGGTGTCAACGTCCGAGAGAAGGCAAAACAATTGGTGGCTCTGTTGAGGGATGAGgagaagctgaagaaggagagaagccAGGCACTGAAGACCAAGACGCGCATGGCGGGGGTCACCAGTAGCTTAGGCTCTGGATCCATGCCTCCTCCGTACCCGGGACGCCACACGGCCAGTTCGGCTGGGATGTACGGGGATGATTTCAGCAGGTGCAGAGGTTCACCAGCCTCTTTCCACT cctcctcttcctctcctccactTGCCCCAGACCTGGAACAAGCACGACCAGCGACCAGCGGAgaagaggagctgcagctgcagctggcCCTGGCTATGAGCCGAGAAGAAAGTGAAAAG CCACCTCCCACAGTGGATATTGATGAGCAGACCCAGCTCCAAATCGCTATGAGTCTCAGCAAGGAGGAGGCCCAGAAG CCAGTCCAACATCCACCAGCTGCCACCGTGGATATGGACGAGGAAACCCAGCTCCAGTTAGCCCTGAGCCTGAGCAAGGAGGAACACCAGCAG GAGCAACTCAGTCGCCAAGGAGATGAGTCGCTGCTCCAGAAAGCTCTGGAGGAAAGCAAACGAGAAATGGAGTCTAAAGGCGGG ACGGCCTTTATGGACCTGGTAGATGTTTTTGCAGTACCTACAGATCGGCTTCCTAGCGACCATGGCTGGAATAACGCCCCAcaccaggctgctgctgctggtgctgggAGCACTGACCCCTGGGACTCCCTGG AAGGTAGCACCAACATCCCAAGAGCAGATTCTCCCTGGATGGTGCCTCCACCTTCCAACAGCCCTCCTCCACCATGGGAGCCTCCAACTATCCCTTGGGATGAACCACAAAACAATGTCCCCAACCTCAACACTGGAGGGAAAGTGTGGGCTTTTCCTGCAAACgcag CCCCCACAGGAGTTGATCCATTCTCAGCCCCATCAGAAAGAACAGCACCCAAGGGAGCAGTCAGCGAACCTTCTCCCCGTGCTGGAAGCCCCTCAG ATGGTGACTTGTTTGATGATGCCATGGATGGCGGGGAGGTTAATGTTAACGGGCGAGGGGGTGGCAGCCCTGAGCTCTTTGACCTGTCCCGTCTTGGAGAAAGCCTGGCTGCGCCCAGCCCTCGTACATGCCGGACGCCTGAGTCCTTCCTGGGCCCCACAGCAGCTTCTTTGGTAAACTTAGACACCTTGATCCCAGCAAACCCCCCAGCAAAGACCAAGAACCCCTTTTTATCAG GCCTGAGTGCTCCTTCAGCCACTAATCCATTCCAAAGTGAGCAGCCAAAACTAAGTCTGAATCAGATGAGCTCCACCTCTGCGGCTCCCCATTCCACTCTTCCATACAGTGCCTCCTTGCCCCTGCCTACGAGCCATCAGGGGGCTTCCCTCCCTTCATCACTCACTCACCCCACCCATCCTGGTTTGGACCTGCCAGGAAACCTCCCTGAGCCCTTGTTGCCGTTTTCCTCGGGCAGTATTCAGGGCTCACAGTCTGCAGAGAGCAGTCAGAACCCTTTCTTATGA
- the epn3a gene encoding epsin-3 isoform X3, translating into MQTSSLRRQMKNMVNNYTEAEIKVREATSNDHWGPPSSLMSEIADLTFNVVAFTEVMGMIWKRLNDHGKNWRHVYKALTLLDYLIKTGSERVAQECRENIYTIQTLRDFQYIDRDGRDQGVNVREKAKQLVALLRDEEKLKKERSQALKTKTRMAGVTSSLGSGSMPPPYPGRHTASSAGMYGDDFSRCRGSPASFHSSSSSPPLAPDLEQARPATSGEEELQLQLALAMSREESEKPVQHPPAATVDMDEETQLQLALSLSKEEHQQEQLSRQGDESLLQKALEESKREMESKGGTAFMDLVDVFAVPTDRLPSDHGWNNAPHQAAAAGAGSTDPWDSLEGSTNIPRADSPWMVPPPSNSPPPPWEPPTIPWDEPQNNVPNLNTGGKVWAFPANAAPTGVDPFSAPSERTAPKGAVSEPSPRAGSPSDGDLFDDAMDGGEVNVNGRGGGSPELFDLSRLGESLAAPSPRTCRTPESFLGPTAASLVNLDTLIPANPPAKTKNPFLSGLSAPSATNPFQSEQPKLSLNQMSSTSAAPHSTLPYSASLPLPTSHQGASLPSSLTHPTHPGLDLPGNLPEPLLPFSSGSIQGSQSAESSQNPFL; encoded by the exons ATGCAGACCTCATCGCTCCGCCGCCAGATGAAAAACATGGTCAACAACTACACGGAGGCCGAGATCAAGGTCCGGGAGGCCACCTCCAACGACCACTGGGGACCCCCCAGCTCACTCATGTCCGAAATTGCAGACCTGACCTTCAATGTTGTGGCTTTCACCGAGGTCATGGGTATGATCTGGAAGAGGCTCAACGATCACGGAAAAAACTGGAGGCACGTTTACAAGGCGCTCACCCTGCTGGACTATTTGATCAAAACAGGATCTGAGCGAGTGGCCCAGGAGTGCCGGGAGAACATATACACCATTCAGACACTGAGAGACTTCCAGTACATAGATCGAGACGGACGTGACCAGGGTGTCAACGTCCGAGAGAAGGCAAAACAATTGGTGGCTCTGTTGAGGGATGAGgagaagctgaagaaggagagaagccAGGCACTGAAGACCAAGACGCGCATGGCGGGGGTCACCAGTAGCTTAGGCTCTGGATCCATGCCTCCTCCGTACCCGGGACGCCACACGGCCAGTTCGGCTGGGATGTACGGGGATGATTTCAGCAGGTGCAGAGGTTCACCAGCCTCTTTCCACT cctcctcttcctctcctccactTGCCCCAGACCTGGAACAAGCACGACCAGCGACCAGCGGAgaagaggagctgcagctgcagctggcCCTGGCTATGAGCCGAGAAGAAAGTGAAAAG CCAGTCCAACATCCACCAGCTGCCACCGTGGATATGGACGAGGAAACCCAGCTCCAGTTAGCCCTGAGCCTGAGCAAGGAGGAACACCAGCAG GAGCAACTCAGTCGCCAAGGAGATGAGTCGCTGCTCCAGAAAGCTCTGGAGGAAAGCAAACGAGAAATGGAGTCTAAAGGCGGG ACGGCCTTTATGGACCTGGTAGATGTTTTTGCAGTACCTACAGATCGGCTTCCTAGCGACCATGGCTGGAATAACGCCCCAcaccaggctgctgctgctggtgctgggAGCACTGACCCCTGGGACTCCCTGG AAGGTAGCACCAACATCCCAAGAGCAGATTCTCCCTGGATGGTGCCTCCACCTTCCAACAGCCCTCCTCCACCATGGGAGCCTCCAACTATCCCTTGGGATGAACCACAAAACAATGTCCCCAACCTCAACACTGGAGGGAAAGTGTGGGCTTTTCCTGCAAACgcag CCCCCACAGGAGTTGATCCATTCTCAGCCCCATCAGAAAGAACAGCACCCAAGGGAGCAGTCAGCGAACCTTCTCCCCGTGCTGGAAGCCCCTCAG ATGGTGACTTGTTTGATGATGCCATGGATGGCGGGGAGGTTAATGTTAACGGGCGAGGGGGTGGCAGCCCTGAGCTCTTTGACCTGTCCCGTCTTGGAGAAAGCCTGGCTGCGCCCAGCCCTCGTACATGCCGGACGCCTGAGTCCTTCCTGGGCCCCACAGCAGCTTCTTTGGTAAACTTAGACACCTTGATCCCAGCAAACCCCCCAGCAAAGACCAAGAACCCCTTTTTATCAG GCCTGAGTGCTCCTTCAGCCACTAATCCATTCCAAAGTGAGCAGCCAAAACTAAGTCTGAATCAGATGAGCTCCACCTCTGCGGCTCCCCATTCCACTCTTCCATACAGTGCCTCCTTGCCCCTGCCTACGAGCCATCAGGGGGCTTCCCTCCCTTCATCACTCACTCACCCCACCCATCCTGGTTTGGACCTGCCAGGAAACCTCCCTGAGCCCTTGTTGCCGTTTTCCTCGGGCAGTATTCAGGGCTCACAGTCTGCAGAGAGCAGTCAGAACCCTTTCTTATGA
- the epn3a gene encoding epsin-3 isoform X2: MQTSSLRRQMKNMVNNYTEAEIKVREATSNDHWGPPSSLMSEIADLTFNVVAFTEVMGMIWKRLNDHGKNWRHVYKALTLLDYLIKTGSERVAQECRENIYTIQTLRDFQYIDRDGRDQGVNVREKAKQLVALLRDEEKLKKERSQALKTKTRMAGVTSSLGSGSMPPPYPGRHTASSAGMYGDDFSRCRGSPASFHSSSSSPPLAPDLEQARPATSGEEELQLQLALAMSREESEKPPPTVDIDEQTQLQIAMSLSKEEAQKPVQHPPAATVDMDEETQLQLALSLSKEEHQQEQLSRQGDESLLQKALEESKREMESKGGTAFMDLVDVFAVPTDRLPSDHGWNNAPHQAAAAGAGSTDPWDSLGSTNIPRADSPWMVPPPSNSPPPPWEPPTIPWDEPQNNVPNLNTGGKVWAFPANAAPTGVDPFSAPSERTAPKGAVSEPSPRAGSPSDGDLFDDAMDGGEVNVNGRGGGSPELFDLSRLGESLAAPSPRTCRTPESFLGPTAASLVNLDTLIPANPPAKTKNPFLSGLSAPSATNPFQSEQPKLSLNQMSSTSAAPHSTLPYSASLPLPTSHQGASLPSSLTHPTHPGLDLPGNLPEPLLPFSSGSIQGSQSAESSQNPFL; encoded by the exons ATGCAGACCTCATCGCTCCGCCGCCAGATGAAAAACATGGTCAACAACTACACGGAGGCCGAGATCAAGGTCCGGGAGGCCACCTCCAACGACCACTGGGGACCCCCCAGCTCACTCATGTCCGAAATTGCAGACCTGACCTTCAATGTTGTGGCTTTCACCGAGGTCATGGGTATGATCTGGAAGAGGCTCAACGATCACGGAAAAAACTGGAGGCACGTTTACAAGGCGCTCACCCTGCTGGACTATTTGATCAAAACAGGATCTGAGCGAGTGGCCCAGGAGTGCCGGGAGAACATATACACCATTCAGACACTGAGAGACTTCCAGTACATAGATCGAGACGGACGTGACCAGGGTGTCAACGTCCGAGAGAAGGCAAAACAATTGGTGGCTCTGTTGAGGGATGAGgagaagctgaagaaggagagaagccAGGCACTGAAGACCAAGACGCGCATGGCGGGGGTCACCAGTAGCTTAGGCTCTGGATCCATGCCTCCTCCGTACCCGGGACGCCACACGGCCAGTTCGGCTGGGATGTACGGGGATGATTTCAGCAGGTGCAGAGGTTCACCAGCCTCTTTCCACT cctcctcttcctctcctccactTGCCCCAGACCTGGAACAAGCACGACCAGCGACCAGCGGAgaagaggagctgcagctgcagctggcCCTGGCTATGAGCCGAGAAGAAAGTGAAAAG CCACCTCCCACAGTGGATATTGATGAGCAGACCCAGCTCCAAATCGCTATGAGTCTCAGCAAGGAGGAGGCCCAGAAG CCAGTCCAACATCCACCAGCTGCCACCGTGGATATGGACGAGGAAACCCAGCTCCAGTTAGCCCTGAGCCTGAGCAAGGAGGAACACCAGCAG GAGCAACTCAGTCGCCAAGGAGATGAGTCGCTGCTCCAGAAAGCTCTGGAGGAAAGCAAACGAGAAATGGAGTCTAAAGGCGGG ACGGCCTTTATGGACCTGGTAGATGTTTTTGCAGTACCTACAGATCGGCTTCCTAGCGACCATGGCTGGAATAACGCCCCAcaccaggctgctgctgctggtgctgggAGCACTGACCCCTGGGACTCCCTGG GTAGCACCAACATCCCAAGAGCAGATTCTCCCTGGATGGTGCCTCCACCTTCCAACAGCCCTCCTCCACCATGGGAGCCTCCAACTATCCCTTGGGATGAACCACAAAACAATGTCCCCAACCTCAACACTGGAGGGAAAGTGTGGGCTTTTCCTGCAAACgcag CCCCCACAGGAGTTGATCCATTCTCAGCCCCATCAGAAAGAACAGCACCCAAGGGAGCAGTCAGCGAACCTTCTCCCCGTGCTGGAAGCCCCTCAG ATGGTGACTTGTTTGATGATGCCATGGATGGCGGGGAGGTTAATGTTAACGGGCGAGGGGGTGGCAGCCCTGAGCTCTTTGACCTGTCCCGTCTTGGAGAAAGCCTGGCTGCGCCCAGCCCTCGTACATGCCGGACGCCTGAGTCCTTCCTGGGCCCCACAGCAGCTTCTTTGGTAAACTTAGACACCTTGATCCCAGCAAACCCCCCAGCAAAGACCAAGAACCCCTTTTTATCAG GCCTGAGTGCTCCTTCAGCCACTAATCCATTCCAAAGTGAGCAGCCAAAACTAAGTCTGAATCAGATGAGCTCCACCTCTGCGGCTCCCCATTCCACTCTTCCATACAGTGCCTCCTTGCCCCTGCCTACGAGCCATCAGGGGGCTTCCCTCCCTTCATCACTCACTCACCCCACCCATCCTGGTTTGGACCTGCCAGGAAACCTCCCTGAGCCCTTGTTGCCGTTTTCCTCGGGCAGTATTCAGGGCTCACAGTCTGCAGAGAGCAGTCAGAACCCTTTCTTATGA